A region from the Candidatus Rokuibacteriota bacterium genome encodes:
- the otsB gene encoding trehalose-phosphatase codes for MGGSPSQRAGAHPRRGPRSQGALTLPGRLCARLEKELAGGAGLILILDYDGTLTPIVPSPGAARLAPTVRKTLDGLAKNPRVGLAVLSGRSLRDIKTRVGVANVVYGGCHGLEIEGAGVRFRHRRAAARSPRLSRTARTLARDLRRFPGAFLELKGLAVSVHYRQVAWRRRAELLDLAARVERQTPGVTSLPGKDVFEFLPQVHWGKGKAAVWITRQLGRKLGGRRAVVLYAGDDATDEPAFTALKGRALTVRVGVGAGLAEYAVESVSAIHALLRRIARAMRLSE; via the coding sequence GTGGGCGGGTCTCCTTCTCAGCGAGCTGGCGCGCATCCCCGCAGAGGTCCTCGGAGTCAAGGAGCCCTGACGCTCCCCGGTCGTCTCTGCGCCCGTCTCGAGAAGGAGCTCGCGGGCGGCGCCGGGCTCATCCTCATTCTCGATTACGACGGCACCCTCACGCCCATCGTCCCGTCCCCCGGCGCGGCGCGCCTGGCTCCCACCGTTCGGAAGACACTGGACGGGCTGGCGAAGAACCCCCGGGTCGGGCTTGCGGTTCTCTCAGGCCGGTCGCTCCGGGACATCAAGACCCGGGTGGGGGTCGCGAACGTCGTCTACGGCGGCTGCCACGGCTTGGAAATCGAAGGGGCCGGGGTTCGGTTCAGGCACCGGAGGGCCGCTGCCCGGTCCCCACGCCTCAGCCGGACGGCTCGTACGCTGGCACGCGACCTCCGTCGCTTTCCCGGCGCCTTCCTCGAGCTGAAGGGGCTGGCGGTGAGCGTGCATTACCGGCAGGTTGCGTGGAGGCGGCGCGCCGAGCTTCTGGACCTGGCGGCACGAGTCGAGCGCCAGACGCCCGGGGTCACGAGCCTTCCCGGGAAGGACGTGTTCGAGTTCCTCCCTCAGGTCCACTGGGGGAAGGGAAAGGCTGCGGTCTGGATCACACGCCAGCTCGGCCGAAAGCTTGGGGGCCGGCGCGCCGTCGTCCTGTACGCGGGGGATGACGCCACCGACGAACCGGCGTTCACCGCCCTCAAGGGCCGCGCGCTGACCGTTCGCGTGGGCGTGGGGGCAGGGCTCGCGGAGTATGCCGTGGAGAGCGTCTCCGCAATCCACGCGTTGCTCCGGCGGATCGCGCGAGCTATGAGGCTGTCGGAGTAA